A genomic window from Parasteatoda tepidariorum isolate YZ-2023 chromosome 10, CAS_Ptep_4.0, whole genome shotgun sequence includes:
- the LOC107452883 gene encoding achaete-scute homolog 1 has product MARNEEISIMIPEQYNSSSSGSLSSPPVDLIANQLKTEPPPHRLLLPLDRVGGVSNEPIGPKRRTRRGGQPRTPQQQARSVARRNARERKRVRLVNLGFSALRDHIPPHLGVSSSPEQSPKNRGSSSSSSANKKLSKVETLRAAIEYIKQLRDAIGYDDKDSAGASIDDFSSSPPPDTSSSPSYCTTPSPVVMLLDSGSSTPMFEDDENDDFFSIMDWTTL; this is encoded by the coding sequence ATGGCACGTAATGAAGAAATATCCATTATGATTCCAGAACAATACAATAGTTCCTCATCCGGAAGCTTATCTAGCCCGCCGGTCGACCTGATAGCCAACCAGTTGAAAACAGAACCTCCCCCGCACCGACTGTTGCTGCCATTGGATCGCGTGGGCGGAGTATCCAACGAGCCGATTGGACCAAAAAGACGCACAAGGAGGGGAGGTCAACCACGTACGCCCCAGCAGCAAGCCAGATCAGTGGCAAGAAGAAATGCGCGTGAGAGAAAAAGGGTTCGGTTGGTCAATCTCGGATTCTCTGCCCTTAGAGATCACATTCCGCCCCATTTAGGAGTGTCATCGTCACCGGAGCAATCTCCGAAAAACCGGGGCTCAAGTTCATCTTCATCAGCCAATAAAAAACTGAGTAAAGTTGAGACTCTGAGGGCTGCGATTGAGTACATCAAACAATTGAGAGATGCTATAGGTTATGACGACAAGGACAGTGCAGGGGCTTCTATTGACGATTTTTCCTCATCACCACCCCCTGATACATCGTCATCTCCTTCCTACTGCACAACACCTTCACCAGTTGTCATGTTGTTGGACTCAGGCAGCAGCACACCTATGTTCGAAGATGACGAAAATGACGATTTCTTTAGTATTATGGACTGGACTACCTTATAA